In Brachypodium distachyon strain Bd21 chromosome 2, Brachypodium_distachyon_v3.0, whole genome shotgun sequence, one genomic interval encodes:
- the LOC106866041 gene encoding proline-rich receptor-like protein kinase PERK10, with amino-acid sequence MGPTCHIQRGFFRSDVDLWLPVRSPAPVRVARAAVRPHEGHLVPTSERRDGRPNRSDLPSVQPDDLPSIAPQEAHDAPMPSKRLSPGAMGAMDVAASSPSSSPRSQKRPSPPPSSAWTMAARSPTLGPAGPTRAPTMTSSSAPPWAPRRRVTVPASAKLHHPRHRLRLDVYFLLAQGIETDSTTASA; translated from the coding sequence atggggcccacctgtcacaTCCAACGTGGCTTTTTTCGATCCGACGTGGATCTTTGGCTCCCGGTCCGTTCCCCTGCCCCCGTCCGtgtcgcccgcgccgccgtccgtccGCACGAGGGCCACCTCGTGCCTACTTCCGAGCGTCGAGATGGGAGGCCCAACCGCTCCGATCTTCCCAGCGTCCAGCCCGACGACCTCCCGAGCATCGCACCACAGGAAGCGCACGACGCGCCGATGCCATCCAAGCGCCTGTCCCCCGGCGCCATGGGCGCCATGGAcgtggcggcctcctccccttcgTCCTCTCCCAGATCGCAGAAGCGCCCGTCCCCACCCCCAAGCTCCGCCTGGACCATGGCCGCCAGGAGCCCAACCCTAGGTCCCGCGGGTCCCACGCGTGCTCCGACGATGACGAGCTCTTCAGCACCGCCGTGGGCGCCTCGCCGTCGCGTGACCGTTCCAGCGAGTGCCAAGCTACACCACCCGCGTCATCGGCTCCGCCTCGACGTCTACTTCCTCCTGGCACAAGGAATCGAGACGGATTCGACTACAGCGAGCGCATGA
- the LOC106866114 gene encoding uncharacterized protein LOC106866114, with product MKSKVADEGTKMTNSSEASSSLSAVQDFGKIPMDVDDIEYCGWEMESVLRCRCGLIPVRRVAFEGCFTGRRFISCCNEDETRCDFISCYDPEWPPTMERALEKLWGMGEAKEKQVHAELNSLMNKMLEDKLTAEKVKLDTQFLKMEAEKEKAFQKLPEMQQWILIALSCNVTLVAVLPYVIALNIIM from the exons ATGAAATCCAAGGTGGCGGATGAAGGCACGAAGATGACGAACAGCAGTGAAGCATCATCTTCCCTGTCTGCAGTTCAG GACTTTGGCAAAATCCCGATGGACGTGGATGATATCGAGTACTGCGGTTGGGAGATGGAGTCTGTTTTGAGGTGCCGTTGTGGGCTGATACCAGTTCGAAGGGTTGCTTTTGAAGGTTGTTTTACTGGTCGGCGTTTCATCAGCTGCTGCAATGAGGATGAAACGAGATGTGATTTCATCTCATGTTATGATCCAGAATGGCCTCCTACCATGGAAAGGGCTTTGGAGAAGCTATGGGGCATGGGAGAAGCAAAAGAGAAGCAAGTTCATGCCGAACTCAACTCACTGATGAACAAGATGCTTGAGGACAAGCTCACAGCTGAGAAGGTGAAGCTTGATACTCAATTTTTGAAGATGGAAGCTGAGAAGGAGAAAGCATTTCAGAAGCTTCCGGAGATGCAGCAGTGGATTCTGATTGCACTTAGCTGCAACGTGACATTAGTTGCAGTCTTGCCTTATGTCATTGCACTGAATATTATCATGTAG